A part of Primulina eburnea isolate SZY01 chromosome 10, ASM2296580v1, whole genome shotgun sequence genomic DNA contains:
- the LOC140803512 gene encoding protein indeterminate-domain 7-like: MMKSLASIQQTPAEENMSNLTTASGEASVSSSNRNDNGGIYHHPLHNFQPTNQPQPQPIKKKRNQPGHPDPDAEVIALSPRTLLATNRFVCEICNKGFQRDQNLQLHRRGHNLPWKLKQRTSKEIRKKVYVCPESSCVHHDPSRALGDLTGIKKHFCRKHGDKKWKCEKCSKRYAVQSDWKAHSKICGTKEYRCDCGTIFSRRDSFITHRAFCDALAEENSRNNTIPFQAVPGASHHINLQQIQSQFSNTNDLPFPIKKEQQNFSLRPEIPPWLSCSSFLGPQPIDLTSSTTPSSLFQGFQHNQDHQNPNPNPSSSLGPSALPPYHHPQPHLSATALLQKAAQMGAKGISNQCASPAGVFIRPHQTHMSAAGDPGQNITAGFGLNLSSRDEFINGLTSFGNKAAAMTGVGSSTGPGDPSNNNIININNINNNDNNNKPLSSSSSSFLHEMIMHPGHPLSSSSGFDGSAFDEDINAFGGILNHPVSAKKARGGSNVGNHEGTGGSDGLTRDFLGLRHLSRSEILSLTGLSNCMNNGAGAACAQNNDVNQTQKSWQG; the protein is encoded by the exons atgatgaaaagtTTGGCATCCATTCAACAAACTCCCGCGGAAGAAAACATGTCTAATTTGACTACTGCATCTGGTGAAGCTAGTGTTTCTTCAAGTAACAGGAACGACAATGGTGGAATTTACCATCATCCACTCCATAATTTTCAACCCACAAATCAACCTCAGCCACAGCCAATAAAGAAAAAGAGAAACCAACCAGGCCATCCAG ACCCTGATGCAGAAGTGATAGCTTTGTCACCAAGAACCCTTTTGGCAACCAACAGATTTGTGTGTGAAATCTGCAACAAAGGGTTTCAAAGGGACCAAAACCTGCAGCTTCACAGAAGAGGACACAATCTGCCATGGAAGCTGAAGCAAAGAACAAGCAAAGAGATAAGGAAAAAAGTGTATGTTTGCCCAGAAAGCAGCTGTGTCCACCATGATCCATCAAGGGCATTGGGAGATTTGACAGGAATCAAGAAACACTTTTGTAGAAAACATGGCGATAAGAAATGGAAATGTGAGAAATGCTCCAAGAGGTATGCGGTTCAATCAGACTGGAAAGCGCACTCAAAGATTTGTGGCACCAAGGAATACAGATGTGACTGTGGAACTATCTTCTCCAG GAGAGATAGCTTTATCACACACAGAGCTTTTTGTGATGCTCTAGCAGaagaaaattcaagaaataACACAATCCCATTTCAAGCTGTCCCAGGAGCATCTCATCACATAAATCTCCAACAAATTCAATCCCAGTTCAGTAACACAAATGATCTCCCATTTCCCATCAAGAAAGAGCAACAAAATTTCAGCCTAAGGCCAGAGATCCCACCATGGCTATCTTGCTCATCATTTCTTGGCCCACAACCCATTGACCTCACCAGCAGTACCACTCCATCATCACTCTTTCAAGGCTTTCAACACAACCAAGATCATCAGAATCCAAACCCAAACCCTAGTAGCAGCTTGGGCCCCAGTGCCCTACCCCCTTACCACCACCCCCAGCCACACCTCTCAGCAACTGCATTGCTGCAGAAAGCAGCACAGATGGGCGCAAAAGGCATCAGCAACCAATGTGCATCACCCGCGGGTGTGTTTATCAGGCCCCACCAAACTCACATGTCTGCTGCTGGTGATCCTGGTCAAAATATAACAGctggttttggtttaaactTGTCTTCACGTGatgagttcatcaatggcttgactTCATTTGGGAATAAAGCTGCAGCAATGACAGGTGTTGGTAGTAGTACAGGACCAGGTGACCCTAGCAACAACAATATCATTAATATtaacaatattaataataatgataataacaataagcctctttcttcttcatcatcttctTTCCTCCATGAAATGATCATGCACCCCGGCCATCCTCTATCTTCGAGCTCTGGATTTGACGGGTCAGCATTTGATGAAGACATtaacgcatttggtggaatatTGAATCATCCTGTCTCAGCAAAGAAAGCTCGGGGGGGAAGCAATGTCGGAAATCATGAAGGTACTGGTGGAAGCGATGGGTTGACAAGGGATTTCTTGGGACTGAGGCATTTGTCTCGAAGTGAAATTCTAAGTTTGACTGGTTTGAGCAACTGCATGAACAACGGTGCTGGTGCTGCATGTGCTCAGAATAATGATGTAAATCAAACCCAAAAATCTTGGCAAGGTTAA